The region CGTGTATCTGAAATTCACGCTGAATCAGGGCTGGAACGCTCTGGAATGGCTGGAATCCGGCCAGAGCCTCACGCTGAGCAACCTCGGCACCGGGGCGACGTCGACCCTCAAAACCAGTCCCTTCCCCAAAGGCGTCGCCGTGTCCACCAGATCGGCCGCCCTGGAATTCTCCAGCAACGACACCGCCAGCACCGAAGCGAGGCTGTATCAGGAGGGCGGATACACCGGTACGGTTTCCCTGAGCACCGACCTGCCCGGCCTCACCATCGAACCAGGCTCCGTCGAGCTGTCCGCCGCCACTCTGAGCAGCGCCGCCGTGAAGCAGCAGGGACTCGTCCGCGCCCTGGGGCTTAGCCAGCAGCGCGTCGACACTACCCTGACCTTCCGGTACAGCGGCACCGACAACTACAGCGGTCCGGTGAGGATCCTCGTGAAGGACGCCGGCGGCAAGATCGTCGGTGGCGGCCAGATTGGCGTGAACATCACGCGGCCCGGCGTGAGCCTGGGCAGCTCGTACAGCACCTTTGAAGTCACCTCCGGTGGTACCGGCACCCTGTCGCTGTACAGCAACGCGGTCGGCGGCTTCAGCGGGCCCGTCACTTACAGCCTGGAAAACCTGCCAGCCGGTCTCACGGCGCCCCCGGTCACCCGCGACATGACGTCCGGCTACGACTCCGTCACGCTCCCGGTCAGCGCCGCCAGCAGCGCTCAGCCCGGCACCTACACGGTCACGGTCCGCGCGAAGACCAACGTGGGCAGCAGCACCCTGAAACTCAAGCTGACCGTCAAGGCGCCCACCGTGACCCTGGTCGATTCCTACGGCAGCGTCACCCTGTACCAGGGCGGTACGGGCAATCTGCAGGTGAAGCTGATCACGCCCGACACCTTCAACGGATCCACGACTGTCACCGTCAAGGACCTCCCTGCCGGCGTGAGTGCCACGCCCAGAACCGTCAACGTGCAGCCCGGGGCCACCACCACCGTCAACATTCCCCTGACCGCCAGCGCCGACGCCGCGCCCGGCACCTACACGGTCAATGTCAGCAGTCCCGACCTGAACAGCACCGCCAGCACCCAGCGCCAGGTGCAGGTCAGCCCCGCCAGGGCAGCGCTGCCCGGCGCGGTCAGCCTGTCCGCCGCCGCACCCGAGGGCATATGGATCAGCGCGGGCAGCACGTACGACACGGCGACGCAGGGCATGGTCACGCGTGTTCAGCGCATCAGTCCCAACGGCGCCGTCCTAGCCGACGTGACCCTTACAGGTTCGTTCAGCCGACTCGTCTCGGCTGGGAACGACGTGATCGCACTGGGCGGCTCCCCCGTCACGGCCGTCAGGATCACCCAGGACGGCAAGCAGACGGTGCTCGCTGCACTGCCCAGCAACACCAGCACCGAGGGCGCCGCCAACGCCCTGGACGCCCAGGGTCGCCTGTGGCTGTCCAGCATCACCTGGGGTGTCGGCGCCGCCCAGACGCAGGTCTTCGCGTGGGACCCGGTCACGGGCGCCGTATCGTTCAGGCAGCCTGAAGCGACGTCCAGCTCGGCCTCCACGCTGCGCCTGAGTCCGGATGGCCGCAGTGTGCTGGTCTTTCCCTACTCCAGTTACGGCACGCCCCTGAAGAAGATCGACACGGCGACGGGGCAGAGCTCCACGCTGGACGCCGTGACGAACGCGACTGCCAGCAGCGTAGCCTTCGCCAGCGACGGCACGCTGTGGATCGGATCGTACGGGTCGCTGTCCCGCCTGAACGCGGACGGGTCCGTCACCACCTTCCAGAACGGTCCCTCCGTGGGGACGCTGTACGGCTTCGACCAGAAGGTGCCGGGCATCCTGTGGGCCTCGACCGGCGGCGCCGTCCTGCGGATCGACGTCAGCACCATGCAGACCCGGATCATCCCAGTGTCTTCGAGTGTGACCGGGTACGTGGCGGCGCAGGGTGGCCTGCTGCTGGTCAGTTCCGAGTACAACTCCAGCGGGTCAACGCAGTACTACATCAGCCTGCTGAAGTAACACGGGAACACAGAAGGCGCGCCGCTGATCAGCGGCGCGCCTTCTCGCATCTCGCATGCCGCTTACTGCAGGTCGAAGTCCATGACGGGCAGTTTCTGTGCGGCGCCGGGCTCGTCGGGGGTGTCCTGCCGGGCGGTGGCTTCGGCCGGTGCGGCACTGGGTGCGGCGGTCGCGGGCGCGGCCCGCAGGACGTTCGGGATGACGACCGGTCCGCTGCGGTCCATGGGCTGGTGGGGCTGGCCGGGGCGGGTCCACTGTGCGGTGGCGGCGGGTCCGCCGAGGCGGGGGGTGGGGGGTGGGGTGGCGGCGGCGCGGGCGGCGCGGAGGATGCCGTCGACCTCCTGGGTGCTCAGCAGGCCCTTGGTTTCCAGGACGCTGAGGATGCCGAGGACGGTCTTGCGGAGGAATTCGGCTTCCACGGCGGGGTCTTTGGGGGCAGGGGGGGTCTTGCGGGGGCCGGTCATGCCCTGCAGGGTAGCGCGCGGCTGCTCCCCACGCGGTGACATCGGGCGTTCTGCGCTGCGGGCCGGGAGGGGGCGCAGCTTACCGCACGGGTGGTATTCTGTTTTCTGTCTGAAAGCGTGGTGTGAATGGTCACCCACACGGCGTAACGTTCGCCCTACTGTGTTGGCGAGACGGGGCTGAGACGTCGAGGAGGTTTGGATGTACCGAGGAAGAGAGGGGCAGTGGGCGTTCCTGCTTCACCGCCTGTCGGGGCTGGCAATTCTGTTTTACCTGATGCTGCACGTGTTCAGCATCGGGTCGTTCATGTTCGGTGAGCGCTTCTACATGGCGATTCACGAGACGTACGACCTCGTTCCGTTCCGGATCGGGCTGCTGTTCGTGACGGCGGGCGTGGTGTACCACGCGTTCAACGGCCTGCGGATCATCATGATGGACTTCACGGGCTTCGGCGTGGCGTACCAGCGGCAGATGTGGTACGGCGTGCTGGCGATCAGCGTGCTGGCCTTCGTGGGTGCGGCGTGGGTGGTCGTGCCGCGCATCCTGGGGGGGTACTGATGATCCGCGCCCGGACCTTCACGGACGCGCGTCAGCAGGCGCACAGCAACGCGGAGCTGAACTGGTGGATCTTCATGCGGATCAGCGGCCTGATCCTGGTGTTCCTGATCCTGGGGCACATCTACATGACGTTCATCCAGGTCAGTGAATCCGACGCGACCTTCGACGCGGTCGTGAACAAGCTGGCGAACCCCGCGTGGAAGTTCTACGACTGGCTGATCCTGGCCCTGTCGCTGCTGCACGGCGCGAACGGCGCGCGGTACTCCATCGAGGATTACGTCCGCAGCCGCCCGAACCGCGCGTGGGTGAAGGGCGTGTTCTACACCGTGATCGCGCTGCTGTTCACGTTCGGTACGGTGGGCCTGTTCTCCATCTGAGTTCTTGTTCTGGGTTGCCGCCATGCGGCGCAGCCCGTAAAGGAAGTTGACTATGCATCATCGTTATGACGTTCTGGTGGTGGGTGCGGGCGGCGCGGGCCTGATGGCGGCGCTGTACGCCGCGAAAGGCGACGTGAGCGTGGCCTGCATCAGCAAGCTGTACCCCACGCGGTCGCACACCGGCGCGGCGCAGGGCGGGATCGGCGCGGCGCTCGGGAACGTGCAGGAAGACCACTGGGAATGGCACATGTTCGACACCGTCAAGGGCGGCGACTACCTGACCGACCAGGACGCCGCCGAGGTGTTCGCCAAGGACATCATCGACGCCGTGTACGAACTGGAACACATGGGTCTGCCCTTCTCGCGCACGCCGGAAGGCAAGATCGCGCAGCGTAAGTTCGGCGGGCACACCCGTGACTTCGGGAAGGCCGCCGTGGAGCGCAGCTGCTACGCGAAGGACCGCACGGGTCACATGATCCTGCAGACCCTGTACCAACAGAACGTGAAGGCGGGGACGACGTTCTTCAACGAGTTCCACGTCACGGACCTGCTGATCGAGGACGGGCGTTGCCAGGGTCTGGTCGCGTACGAACTCTCGACCGGCGAGCTTCACACCTTCCACGCGAAGGCCGTGATCCTCGCGGCAGGTGGCTACGGGCGCGTGTTCAAGATCACCAGTAACGCGCTGACCCTGACGGGCGACCTGATGAGCATCTACTACCGCAAGGGCCTGCCGCTGGAGGACATGGAGTTCTACCAGTTCCACCCGACCGGTCTGGCGAAGCTGGGCATCCTGGTCACGGAAGGCATCCGCGGCGAGGGCGGCATCCTGCGCAACGACAGCGGCGAGCGGTTCATGGAACGCTACGCGCCGACCATCAAGGACCTCGCGCCGCGTGACATCGTGTCGCGCAGCATCATCACCGAGATCCGCGAGGGCCGCGGCGTGGGCCGCGACAAGGACGCCGTGAACATCGACCTGACGCACCTCCCGCGTGAAGTGATCGAAGGGAAACTCGCGGAGATCACCGACCTGGCCCGCACGTACCTGGGCATGGACCCCGTCAAGGACCTCGTGCCGATCCAGCCGACCGCGCACTACGCGATGGGCGGCATCCCCACGAACCTCGACGGCCTGTGCCTGAGCGACGGGTCCGGCGGCACGGTGGAAGGGCTGTACGCGGCCGGTGAGCAGGCCTGCGTGTCCCTGCACGGCGCGAACCGCCTGGGCACGAACAGCCTGGGTGACCTCGTGGTGTTCGGCCGCCGCGCCGGGATCGCCGCCGCGAAGTACGCCCGTCAGGTCGAGTACCCCGACATGCCCGAAGCCGGGGACGCCCAGCGCGAGAGCGTGGACCTGTTCGAGCGCCTGCGTAACGGCAGCGGCAAGGAAAACGCCGCCGCGATCCGCAAGGAACTGCAGGAATCCATGATGAACAACGTGGGCATCTTCCGCAACGGGAAGGACATGGCCGCGCAGGTGGACATCATCAAGGAACTCAAGGCCCGCTACCAGGGCGTGACGGTCTCCGACCCGAGCCGCCGTTACAACAGCGAACTGGTCGAGGCGATGGAACTGGGCTTCATGCTCGACTGCGCCGAGGCCATGACCGCCAGTGCCCTGAACCGCACCGAGTCGCGCGGCGCGCACGACCGCGAGGACTACACCGAGCGCAACGACGCGGACTGGCTGAAGCACACCATGGCGTACAAGAACCTGAACAAGGCCGACGACGTCATCATCGGGTACAAGCCCGTGGCGCTGAAAGGCTTCACGCGCGCCTTCGAACCCAAACCCCGCGTGTACTGACGCGGCGGAAGGAATCTCCATGACCCAGACCCATGCACAAGCCAGCAGCGCGCCCGTCAGCGCGAGCGTGCCCATGCTGCAACTGAAAGTCAAAGTCCTGCGCTTCGACCCCGAAAAGGACAAGAAGGCGTACTGGACGACGTACGACGTGGAAGCCCAGGCGGGCGACCGCGTGCTGGACGTCATCAACCACATCAAGTGGTACCTCGAACCCAGCCTGACGTTCCGCCGCTCGTGCATGCACGGCATCTGCGGCAGCGACGCCATGCTCATCAACGGCCGCAACCGCCTCGCCTGCAAGACCCTGGTGCGCGACGTCGCCAAGAGCGGCGGGACCATCACCGTGGAACCCATCCGCGGCCTGAAGGTCGAGAAGGACCTGCTGGTGGACATGGAGCCGTTCTTCGACTCGTACAAGGCGATCATGCCTTACTTCATCAACGAGTCCCCGGCCCCCGCCGCCGAGCGCATCCAGTCCGAGGAAGAAGCCGAGCGCATGGCGCACTCCAGCAACTGCATCCTGTGCGCGTGCTGCACCACCTCCTGCCCGATCTTCTGGGTGAACGGCTCGTACCTGGGCCCCGCCGCGATCGTGCAGGCCCACCGCTTCATCTTCGACACGCGCGACGAAGCCACGCAGCAGCGCCTGGGCATCATGAACCAGAACACCGGCGTGTGGCGCTGCCGCACCGCGTACAACTGCACCGAAGCCTGCCCGCGCGACATCCCCATCACGCAGCTGATCGAGGAAGTCAAACGCGCCGTCATGTACGGCCAGGCGTAAGACCAAACCCCTGAACGCCCCGCCCCGCCCGTCGGACGGCGGGGCTTTCTCATGGGCGGCGCCGGAGCGTGTACTGTGGATCATGACCGACGCCCTGCCCCTGCCGTCCTCCCCGCGTGTCATTCCTACCGTGCCCGGCCCACCCGTGATCGGCAGTATCACGCAGCTGTACCCGCACCGGCTACGCGACTTCCTGACCGGCGCGTACCGCGAGCATGGCCCGGTGTTCAACGTGACGGGACTGGGACAGACCTTCACGGTGCTGGCCGGCCCCGAAGCGAACGTGTGGACCGTGAAGGAAGGGCACCGCCACCTGCGGTCCCTGGAGGCGTGGCGGCCGAACGATCAGGCGTTCGGGGTGCAGCGGTCCATGATCAGCGTGGACGGCGCCGAGCACCGCGCGTTCCGGCGGGTGGAGGGTCGCACGTACACCCGCGCGTACCTGGGCGCGAACCTGCGCCGCGCGCTGGCCGTCACCGCCGAGGACCTCGCGCCGCTACGGGCCGGGGATGACCTGCAGGTGGCGCACTGGTGCAAGTCGGTCATCACCGAGCAGCTGGCGCGCGTGGTCGTGAACGGCACGGCCCGCCCGTACCTGAATGACCTGCTGAGCTTCGTGCAGAACACCCTGATGGTCCGCGTGACCCGGCAGCGTCCGCCGCTGGTCGAGCACCTGCCGGGCTTCCGCCGGGCGCGGGCGCGGAGCCTGGGCATGGTGGAGGCCCTGATCGACGAGCACCGCC is a window of Deinococcus grandis DNA encoding:
- a CDS encoding COG1361 family protein, whose amino-acid sequence is MKKTLICSSLALTALLSACGGGGGETPQPGNQPPTDNQPPANTVIQATAITGTVSGLPTGTHRALLVNDGDGLDVANEGTVTGGQLTMNLSRVPSDALFPITGGCPFSGQASAYPNIAVYNAVYVASKSIDGLALVQEQVVTGGTLKGTLVARLYSDRAATINGTLDCQGSPVYLKFTLNQGWNALEWLESGQSLTLSNLGTGATSTLKTSPFPKGVAVSTRSAALEFSSNDTASTEARLYQEGGYTGTVSLSTDLPGLTIEPGSVELSAATLSSAAVKQQGLVRALGLSQQRVDTTLTFRYSGTDNYSGPVRILVKDAGGKIVGGGQIGVNITRPGVSLGSSYSTFEVTSGGTGTLSLYSNAVGGFSGPVTYSLENLPAGLTAPPVTRDMTSGYDSVTLPVSAASSAQPGTYTVTVRAKTNVGSSTLKLKLTVKAPTVTLVDSYGSVTLYQGGTGNLQVKLITPDTFNGSTTVTVKDLPAGVSATPRTVNVQPGATTTVNIPLTASADAAPGTYTVNVSSPDLNSTASTQRQVQVSPARAALPGAVSLSAAAPEGIWISAGSTYDTATQGMVTRVQRISPNGAVLADVTLTGSFSRLVSAGNDVIALGGSPVTAVRITQDGKQTVLAALPSNTSTEGAANALDAQGRLWLSSITWGVGAAQTQVFAWDPVTGAVSFRQPEATSSSASTLRLSPDGRSVLVFPYSSYGTPLKKIDTATGQSSTLDAVTNATASSVAFASDGTLWIGSYGSLSRLNADGSVTTFQNGPSVGTLYGFDQKVPGILWASTGGAVLRIDVSTMQTRIIPVSSSVTGYVAAQGGLLLVSSEYNSSGSTQYYISLLK
- the sdhC gene encoding succinate dehydrogenase, cytochrome b556 subunit, with protein sequence MYRGREGQWAFLLHRLSGLAILFYLMLHVFSIGSFMFGERFYMAIHETYDLVPFRIGLLFVTAGVVYHAFNGLRIIMMDFTGFGVAYQRQMWYGVLAISVLAFVGAAWVVVPRILGGY
- a CDS encoding succinate dehydrogenase hydrophobic membrane anchor subunit encodes the protein MIRARTFTDARQQAHSNAELNWWIFMRISGLILVFLILGHIYMTFIQVSESDATFDAVVNKLANPAWKFYDWLILALSLLHGANGARYSIEDYVRSRPNRAWVKGVFYTVIALLFTFGTVGLFSI
- the sdhA gene encoding succinate dehydrogenase flavoprotein subunit, producing the protein MHHRYDVLVVGAGGAGLMAALYAAKGDVSVACISKLYPTRSHTGAAQGGIGAALGNVQEDHWEWHMFDTVKGGDYLTDQDAAEVFAKDIIDAVYELEHMGLPFSRTPEGKIAQRKFGGHTRDFGKAAVERSCYAKDRTGHMILQTLYQQNVKAGTTFFNEFHVTDLLIEDGRCQGLVAYELSTGELHTFHAKAVILAAGGYGRVFKITSNALTLTGDLMSIYYRKGLPLEDMEFYQFHPTGLAKLGILVTEGIRGEGGILRNDSGERFMERYAPTIKDLAPRDIVSRSIITEIREGRGVGRDKDAVNIDLTHLPREVIEGKLAEITDLARTYLGMDPVKDLVPIQPTAHYAMGGIPTNLDGLCLSDGSGGTVEGLYAAGEQACVSLHGANRLGTNSLGDLVVFGRRAGIAAAKYARQVEYPDMPEAGDAQRESVDLFERLRNGSGKENAAAIRKELQESMMNNVGIFRNGKDMAAQVDIIKELKARYQGVTVSDPSRRYNSELVEAMELGFMLDCAEAMTASALNRTESRGAHDREDYTERNDADWLKHTMAYKNLNKADDVIIGYKPVALKGFTRAFEPKPRVY
- a CDS encoding succinate dehydrogenase iron-sulfur subunit — translated: MTQTHAQASSAPVSASVPMLQLKVKVLRFDPEKDKKAYWTTYDVEAQAGDRVLDVINHIKWYLEPSLTFRRSCMHGICGSDAMLINGRNRLACKTLVRDVAKSGGTITVEPIRGLKVEKDLLVDMEPFFDSYKAIMPYFINESPAPAAERIQSEEEAERMAHSSNCILCACCTTSCPIFWVNGSYLGPAAIVQAHRFIFDTRDEATQQRLGIMNQNTGVWRCRTAYNCTEACPRDIPITQLIEEVKRAVMYGQA